The proteins below come from a single Nitrospirota bacterium genomic window:
- the dnaK gene encoding molecular chaperone DnaK, which translates to MGRIIGIDLGTTNSVVAIIEGGKPVVIEDADRQRLTPSVVAFTGGTEPVIGHTANRQRVLNPKKTVYSVKRFIGRRGSDIKDEDMFVSYPVAGSGDEPVSIVVDDKRYLPEEISAFVLRKLKKDAERFLGDTVDRAVITVPAYFNDAQRNATKKAGELAGLKVERIINEPTAASLAYGVDKRLNSTIGVYDLGGGTFDISILEIKNGVFQVLSTCGNTRLGGDDIDRRLIDFLLSHIAAGGGGDQSGDLMVLSRIREEAEKAKCALSFQEEVEIYMPFLTSSFSFKYKLTREEFEGLVSDIIDRTRKPCLQAMMDAKLTRDDIDEVILVGGSTRIPLVQQRVEEIFGKKPNRSINPDEAVALGAAIQASVMSGLISNLLLLDVTPLSLGIETYGGFMNVIIPRNTTIPTRAGELFTTAVDNQSAVTIQILQGERQMASDNWSLGTFALEDIKPAPAGVPRIGVQFTIDADGILHVLARDVNTGKEKAVHMKSTIDVPQEKIEKMVRDSIEHRKEDAARKELFDAKTEADKVLSATRKALDKCSHLLTEEEKSLIDGTINKTEAAINSNDTTGIKESTTELNQATEHLATLLLGETAKEVVEKKAGNK; encoded by the coding sequence CCCTCTGTTGTTGCCTTTACCGGAGGGACAGAGCCTGTGATAGGACACACTGCCAACAGACAGCGCGTACTGAACCCTAAGAAAACCGTCTATTCTGTAAAGCGATTCATAGGAAGGCGGGGCTCTGATATTAAGGATGAGGACATGTTTGTCTCATATCCTGTTGCCGGCAGCGGGGATGAACCTGTCAGCATCGTGGTTGACGATAAGCGCTATCTTCCTGAAGAAATTTCCGCCTTTGTATTGCGTAAACTCAAAAAGGATGCCGAACGCTTTCTTGGCGATACGGTAGACCGTGCGGTAATAACTGTCCCTGCATACTTCAATGATGCCCAGCGTAATGCAACAAAAAAGGCCGGTGAGCTTGCCGGACTCAAGGTAGAGCGGATCATTAATGAGCCGACTGCAGCAAGCCTTGCGTATGGCGTTGACAAGCGACTAAACTCAACAATCGGGGTTTATGACCTTGGCGGAGGAACCTTTGATATTTCCATCCTGGAAATAAAAAACGGCGTCTTTCAGGTCTTATCTACCTGCGGTAACACACGGCTTGGAGGAGACGACATAGACCGTCGTCTGATAGATTTCCTGCTTAGCCATATAGCCGCCGGCGGCGGCGGTGACCAGTCAGGTGATCTGATGGTTTTAAGCAGGATCAGGGAAGAGGCTGAAAAGGCAAAGTGTGCATTATCCTTCCAGGAGGAAGTTGAAATATACATGCCATTCCTGACCTCATCGTTCAGCTTTAAATATAAACTGACCAGAGAGGAATTTGAGGGGCTTGTCAGCGATATCATTGACCGGACAAGAAAACCATGCCTGCAGGCAATGATGGATGCCAAACTGACACGGGATGATATTGACGAGGTCATACTTGTCGGCGGTTCAACGAGGATTCCATTGGTTCAACAGCGGGTCGAAGAAATCTTCGGAAAAAAACCCAACCGGTCTATTAATCCTGACGAGGCTGTGGCATTGGGGGCCGCCATCCAGGCCAGTGTCATGTCAGGCCTGATATCAAATCTTTTACTGCTTGATGTTACACCGCTTTCTCTGGGTATTGAGACCTACGGCGGCTTCATGAATGTCATAATTCCAAGAAATACAACTATACCTACAAGGGCCGGAGAGCTCTTTACTACAGCAGTGGATAACCAGTCTGCAGTAACGATACAAATACTTCAGGGTGAGCGTCAAATGGCTTCTGATAACTGGTCACTCGGGACTTTTGCTCTCGAGGACATTAAACCTGCTCCCGCAGGTGTTCCCAGGATAGGGGTCCAGTTTACCATTGATGCAGATGGGATCCTCCATGTGCTCGCAAGGGATGTCAATACAGGGAAGGAAAAGGCTGTTCACATGAAGTCCACGATTGATGTACCGCAGGAAAAGATCGAAAAGATGGTCAGGGATTCAATAGAACATAGGAAAGAGGATGCTGCCAGGAAAGAACTGTTTGATGCAAAGACGGAGGCGGATAAGGTGCTTTCTGCAACAAGGAAGGCGCTCGATAAATGCAGTCATTTATTGACAGAGGAAGAAAAATCTTTGATTGACGGGACGATCAACAAGACTGAGGCAGCCATAAACAGTAACGATACAACAGGAATTAAAGAATCCACAACTGAATTAAATCAGGCAACAGAGCATTTAGCGACGCTGCTACTTGGGGAAACGGCCAAAGAGGTGGTGGAGAAAAAAGCAGGAAACAAATAA